Proteins from a genomic interval of Hemitrygon akajei unplaced genomic scaffold, sHemAka1.3 Scf000034, whole genome shotgun sequence:
- the LOC140719967 gene encoding endogenous retrovirus group 3 member 1 Env polyprotein-like — MNSMWTVTLLTVIYLILYVGEIEGKCDKCRTVVRVGQRVFAGSFVSHSHVNDRCYDLSKRETCWENSKPYYQVYNKGYMGQGGTMRSLSCPRKDRWLCINKGGQWDIPSTLVKEHADKVKEIIIQDEKKKEAEEREQRKAAVVSTDPSIYQEIEKDIVLPDVKENLFIDLATRIATSLNVSGCWVCGGPHMSEQWPWRGESLSVWELLAHNWTNVPDRKKQRWKLTNYPEGQVCVERKGKVKVGESPCRSIKLAKREGNVTWWPEEPAWYITREPNGSCEAVGNGSKFWKCNGTNPYEGVPRVREVWKEAKKGGFAPEGLFWICGNQANTKLPWDWAGVCFLGLIRPEFFLLPQEGDRKLGIKLFDSLRRETREIKVGEWGDEWPPARIIEYYGPATWAQDGSWGYRTPVYMLNRIIRLQAVVEVITNQTALALELLAKQQSQMRTAIYQNRLAVDYLLASEGGVCGKCNLTNCCLKIDDSGKAVLKISDKIRKLAHVPVQTWRSLGNMSWLDGLLGGSWWRTALLVAGGGLMILLILPCLIPCIQALVRRNVSQLQAVAIPQHGTNELKIMLLKKKVDPQGGAEEGWWAPWE, encoded by the coding sequence atgaactctatgtggactgtaacattattgactgtaatatatttgattctatatgtcggggaaattgaagggaaatgtgacaagtgcagaaccgtggtacgagtggggcagagggtgttcgcaggatcatttgtgtcccactcgcatgtgaatgatcgatgctatgatctaagcaagagagaaacatgttgggagaatagtaaaccttattaccaagtctataataaaggatacatgggacagggggggaccatgagaagtctcagctgtcccaggaaagaccggTGGTTGTGTATAAACAAGGGAGGGCAGTGGGACATCCCATCTACACTGGTTAAGGAACATGCAGATAAGGTAAAGGAGATTATAATACAGGATGAGAAGAAAAAGGAGGCGGAAGAGCGCGAGCAAAGGAAGGCGGCAGTGGTCTCCACGGACCCGTCTATATATCAGGAGATAGAGAAAGATATAGTCCTCCCCGATGTTAAAGAGAACCTCTTTATAGACTTAGCGACTCGGATTGCCACGAGCCTAAATGTGAGTGGTTGTTGGGTCTGTGGAGGACCGCACATGAGTGAACAGTGGCCGTGGAGGGGTGAGAGCTTGAGTGTGTGGGAATTGCTTGCGCACAATTGGACAAATGTCCCAGACCGGAAGAAGCAAAGGTGGAAATTGACCAATTACCCGGAGGGACAAGTATGTGTTGAAAGAAAGGGGAAAGTAAAGGTGGGAGAAAGTCCCTGCCGAAGCATTAAATTAGCAAAGAGGGAAGGTAATGTTACCTGGTGGCCAGAGGAGCCAGCATGGTACATAACCAGAGAACCGAATGGCAGTTGCGAGGCCGTAGGAAACGGCTCTAAATTCTGGAAGTGCAACGGAACGAATCCGTACGAAGGGGTTCCCAGGGTCAGGGAAGTatggaaggaagcaaagaaagGAGGATTTGCCCCGGAGGGGTTATTCTGGATCTGCGGTAATCAGGCGAATACCAAACTACCGTGGGACTGGGCGGGTGTTTGCTTCCTGGGTCTCATaagaccggagttcttcctcctgcctcaggagggtgaccggaagctgggaattaagctgtttgattcattaaggagagaaacacgggagataaaggtgggcgagtggggtgatgagtggccaccggctcgcatcattgaatactatgggccagcgacctgggcccaggatgggtcgtgggggtatcgcactcctgtctacatgttaaaccgaattattagactgcaggctgtggtggaagtgataaccaatcaaacggcactggcattggagctgttggcaaaacagcagagccagatgcgaacagcaatataccagaacaggctggctgtggattacctattggcctctgaaggcggggtatgtgggaagtgcaatcttacaaactgttgccttaagatagacgacagtggaaaggccgtgttaaaaatatccgacaaaattcggaaactggcccacgtgccagtacaaacctggagatccctggggaacatgagttggctagacgggctactaGGGGGGAGCtggtggcgcaccgctctccttgtagcaggcgggggtctaatgattctcttgaTCCTGCCGTGCTTGATTCCTTGTATACAGGCACTGGTCAGGCGTAACGTATCCCAGCTCCAGGCCGTAGCGATACCCCAACATGGGACGAATGAGCTAAAgattatgctattaaagaagaaagttgacCCTCAAGGGGGGGCGGAGGAAGGGtggtgggccccctgggagtga